From Thermosinus carboxydivorans Nor1, a single genomic window includes:
- the spoIIIAD gene encoding stage III sporulation protein AD, with translation MEIVQIVGLGFVVTLLILIIRRQRPEFALQLSLTLATVIFLLVLGKINVVLNLFRDLAEKANISQTYLNTILKIIGIAYITEFGAQVCRDAGEGAVAGKIEFAGKILVMVMAIPIIALVLDTIVRLIP, from the coding sequence ATGGAAATTGTGCAGATTGTCGGGCTGGGCTTTGTCGTTACGCTGCTTATCTTAATAATCCGGCGGCAGCGTCCCGAATTTGCTTTACAGCTTAGTCTGACGCTGGCAACGGTCATTTTTTTGCTGGTGCTTGGTAAAATCAACGTTGTGTTAAATTTGTTCCGTGATTTGGCGGAAAAAGCCAATATTAGCCAGACCTACCTAAATACCATTCTCAAGATTATCGGCATTGCCTATATCACCGAGTTTGGGGCCCAAGTCTGCCGCGACGCCGGCGAAGGTGCGGTGGCCGGCAAGATTGAGTTTGCCGGCAAAATTCTGGTCATGGTAATGGCTATTCCGATTATCGCATTGGTCCTCGACACGATCGTGAGACTGATACCATAA
- the spoIIIAC gene encoding stage III sporulation protein AC yields MGLDLLFKIAGVGILVSVFHTALKQAGKEDMAQICTLAGFALVLLWVVQLLGRLFTTVQDVFKLF; encoded by the coding sequence ATGGGATTAGACTTATTATTCAAAATTGCAGGCGTTGGCATACTGGTTTCGGTGTTCCACACGGCGCTCAAACAGGCAGGCAAGGAAGACATGGCGCAAATCTGCACATTGGCGGGCTTCGCTCTCGTCCTGCTATGGGTCGTACAATTATTAGGCCGGCTGTTTACTACCGTCCAGGACGTTTTTAAGTTATTCTAA
- a CDS encoding stage III sporulation protein AB produces the protein MWLKLTGSLLVVTAGTAIGFLMAWRYGERPRQIAQIISCIVSLKSYINYAAIPLPEALARCSVGINGPVAELFGRMAQMLQKESWLSPQEALRRALGQADSRLVLGRPELEALLLLGANLGAMNREEQQKQLDLVQHELEKAEREAIAQRDPNMKMYRYLGVCGSLAIVILLV, from the coding sequence ATGTGGTTGAAACTCACGGGCAGCTTGCTGGTGGTAACAGCAGGTACCGCCATTGGTTTTTTAATGGCTTGGCGCTATGGTGAGCGCCCGCGGCAAATTGCCCAGATTATTAGCTGTATTGTTTCTCTAAAGTCATATATAAACTATGCAGCCATACCACTGCCGGAAGCTCTGGCACGCTGCAGCGTTGGCATCAACGGCCCCGTTGCCGAACTGTTTGGACGGATGGCGCAAATGCTGCAAAAGGAGAGTTGGCTTTCGCCGCAGGAGGCTCTTCGCCGGGCGCTGGGTCAGGCGGACAGCCGGCTTGTTTTGGGCCGGCCTGAACTAGAAGCTTTGCTGCTCCTGGGCGCCAATCTTGGCGCGATGAACCGCGAGGAACAACAGAAGCAGCTTGACTTGGTACAGCACGAACTGGAGAAAGCGGAACGTGAAGCTATCGCCCAGCGCGATCCAAATATGAAAATGTATCGCTATCTTGGCGTATGCGGCAGTCTGGCAATTGTAATATTGCTGGTGTAG
- the spoIIIAA gene encoding stage III sporulation protein AA encodes MDTIQALEKTVFPVLPHTIAALLRGVPPALLAQATEIRLRVNQPLLLGLGATDVMLTPAGQPTGRREQAYCCCYDDLIKTLQLISKNSLYAFEQELKLGFITIAGGHRVGLAGQVIVHDGTVKALKNATSMNIRLAREVKGCADPLMPYLIGPDGRLYSTLLISPPRCGKTTLLRDIIRQLSSGVRQLNFSGVQVGLVDERSEIAACVSGVPTMDLGPRVDVLDGCPKASGLLMLLRSMAPQVLVTDELGRGEDAAAIQEALHAGVVVVATVHGRDIAGIAQRPYVGELIKNGWFDRYVILSDTPTVGTIEQVIAAADGRTLYRRPKEVRVCG; translated from the coding sequence ATGGACACTATTCAAGCTTTGGAAAAGACGGTATTTCCCGTCCTGCCGCACACGATTGCGGCGCTCCTCCGGGGTGTGCCTCCGGCTTTGCTCGCACAGGCCACCGAAATACGGCTTAGGGTTAATCAGCCCCTCCTTTTGGGCTTGGGAGCGACCGACGTGATGCTTACTCCGGCAGGTCAGCCGACAGGCAGGCGGGAGCAGGCCTACTGCTGCTGTTATGACGATTTAATTAAAACATTGCAATTAATAAGCAAGAATTCCCTTTACGCTTTCGAACAAGAACTAAAACTTGGCTTCATTACGATCGCCGGCGGCCATCGCGTTGGCTTGGCCGGACAGGTCATTGTCCATGATGGTACGGTAAAAGCGCTGAAAAATGCCACCTCCATGAATATTCGTCTGGCACGGGAGGTAAAAGGCTGCGCCGATCCGCTCATGCCTTACCTGATCGGTCCGGATGGGCGTTTGTATAGTACGCTGCTTATTTCACCGCCGCGCTGTGGTAAAACAACCCTGCTTCGTGATATTATCCGCCAGCTCAGCAGTGGCGTGCGGCAGCTAAATTTTTCCGGCGTTCAGGTCGGGCTGGTCGATGAGCGATCAGAAATCGCCGCTTGCGTTAGCGGCGTTCCGACCATGGATTTAGGACCGCGGGTCGATGTTCTCGACGGCTGTCCCAAAGCCAGCGGCCTTTTAATGCTGCTTCGTTCCATGGCGCCGCAGGTGCTGGTAACAGATGAACTGGGAAGGGGGGAGGACGCTGCGGCAATTCAGGAAGCCCTCCATGCGGGCGTGGTTGTTGTTGCTACCGTACATGGGCGTGACATAGCCGGTATCGCCCAACGTCCATATGTGGGCGAACTGATAAAAAACGGTTGGTTCGACCGGTATGTCATTTTAAGTGATACGCCGACTGTCGGCACTATTGAGCAGGTTATTGCGGCTGCCGACGGCCGAACGTTGTACCGGCGGCCAAAAGAGGTGAGAGTATGTGGTTGA
- a CDS encoding CD1247 N-terminal domain-containing protein, protein MANLKEKVAYLQGLTKGLNVDTQSPEGKLLVNIVDVLDSFAEEWACMSVAQQELENYVETIDDDLTDLEDEVYDVKMVDDAEIADEDEDEDMVEVECPICHEDVTFEADLLDEDDPVEVTCPHCGGIVYDNTLDFADDEMEDMRSGRHLLHPGV, encoded by the coding sequence ATGGCCAATTTGAAAGAAAAGGTGGCGTATTTGCAAGGGCTAACGAAAGGATTAAACGTAGATACGCAGTCGCCGGAGGGTAAACTCCTGGTCAACATTGTTGATGTGTTGGATTCGTTCGCTGAAGAGTGGGCGTGCATGTCAGTGGCGCAGCAGGAACTTGAAAACTATGTGGAAACCATTGATGACGACCTCACAGATTTGGAAGATGAAGTCTATGACGTTAAAATGGTTGATGACGCTGAAATAGCTGATGAAGATGAAGACGAAGACATGGTGGAAGTAGAGTGCCCTATTTGTCATGAAGATGTCACCTTTGAGGCGGACCTTCTCGATGAGGACGATCCAGTGGAAGTAACTTGTCCGCATTGCGGCGGCATCGTTTATGACAATACGTTGGATTTTGCGGATGACGAGATGGAAGACATGCGGTCCGGCCGCCATCTTCTTCACCCCGGTGTATAA
- the efp gene encoding elongation factor P yields MISTNDFRTGITVEIDGDVWQVVDFQHVKPGKGAAFVRSKLKNVRTGAVVERTFNAGEKLPRAHVDRREMQYLYESDGMYNFMDNETYEQVALTEEQLGDAKKFLKENMNIGVMFFQGVVIGVDLPNSVELRVVETDPGIRGDTATGGTKPAKLETGYVVRVPLFINEGDVLRIDTRTGEYIERA; encoded by the coding sequence ATGATATCTACCAACGATTTTCGCACAGGGATTACTGTTGAAATTGACGGCGATGTTTGGCAAGTCGTCGATTTCCAGCATGTGAAACCCGGTAAGGGCGCTGCTTTTGTCCGCAGTAAATTGAAAAATGTCCGTACCGGGGCCGTGGTCGAACGGACATTCAACGCCGGCGAGAAATTACCCAGGGCGCATGTGGATCGCCGGGAAATGCAGTACCTTTATGAAAGCGATGGCATGTATAACTTTATGGATAACGAAACATACGAGCAAGTCGCCCTTACCGAGGAACAGCTTGGTGACGCCAAGAAATTTTTGAAAGAGAACATGAACATCGGCGTTATGTTCTTCCAAGGGGTCGTTATCGGCGTTGACCTGCCTAATTCGGTAGAACTCAGGGTAGTGGAGACCGATCCCGGTATCCGGGGTGATACGGCAACTGGCGGCACTAAACCGGCCAAACTGGAAACAGGATATGTTGTCCGTGTGCCGCTTTTCATCAATGAAGGCGATGTGTTGCGCATCGATACCCGTACCGGCGAGTATATTGAACGAGCATAG